A stretch of Scheffersomyces stipitis CBS 6054 chromosome 2, complete sequence DNA encodes these proteins:
- the DPP2 gene encoding diacylglycerol pyrophosphate phosphatase, with amino-acid sequence MGEYIASNRFKRFIPDWLTVLGLVITFFLVTERAHPFIRQFSLSDPSISHPFAKVERVTDNQLYVLSIFLPTAIVLAAVALNRSISSRFDKLHLIQVTSLGIWFSTCLAAVLTDILKCWIGNPRPDFLERCGAKYGTPKNKLVGIEVCTAPLGEMYLLDGMKSTPSGHSSMAFAGLLYLTLWLLGQYKVLHGKKQLWAPLLCCTPLVLASYIALSRTQDYRHHFRDVLLGSILGIVIAVGTYFKYFDSVFDEDSDKPIEYSEVE; translated from the coding sequence ATGGGTGAATATATTGCTAGCAATCGATTCAAGAGGTTCATACCTGACTGGCTTACGGTATTGGGACTTGTCATTACCTTTTTTTTGGTTACAGAAAGAGCTCATCCTTTCATAAGACAGTTCTCTTTATCTGATCCTTCGATCTCTCACCCTTTTGCCAAAGTTGAGAGAGTGACAGATAACCAATTGTATGTGTTGTCGATATTTTTACCAACTGCAATTGTTTTAGCAGCTGTTGCGCTCAATAGGCTGATTTCATCTCGCTTTGATAAGCTTCATCTAATCCAGGTAACTTCGCTAGGCATCTGGTTCAGCACCTGTTTGGCTGCTGTTTTGACAGATATTTTGAAGTGTTGGATAGGTAATCCACGTCCCGATTTCTTGGAGCGTTGTGGTGCCAAATACGGGACACCCAAGAACAAACTTGTAGGAATAGAAGTCTGTACGGCCCCTTTGGGTGAAATGTATTTGTTAGACGGAATGAAATCCACTCCTTCTGGCCATTCGTCAATGGCTTTCGCCGGTTTACTATACTTGACATTGTGGCTTTTAGGCCAATACAAAGTTTTGCATGGAAAGAAGCAGTTGTGGGCTCCGTTGCTCTGTTGTACTCCTCTTGTGTTGGCCAGTTATATAGCTTTGAGCAGAACCCAGGACTACAGACATCACTTTAGAGATGTGCTCCTCGGATCCATTCTTGGGATCGTGATAGCGGTGGGGACGTACTTTAAGTACTTTGACTCTGTGTTTGACGAAGATAGCGACAAGCCAATAGAGTATTCTGAGGTAGAGTAG